Proteins encoded by one window of Ovis canadensis isolate MfBH-ARS-UI-01 breed Bighorn chromosome 14, ARS-UI_OviCan_v2, whole genome shotgun sequence:
- the IST1 gene encoding IST1 homolog isoform X2: MLGSGFKAERLRVNLRLVINRLKLLEKKKTELAQKARKEIADYLAAGKDERARIRVEHIIREDYLVEAMEILELYCDLLLARFGLIQSMKELDSGLAESVSTLIWAAPRLQSEVAELKIVADQLCAKYSKEYGKLCRTNQIGTVNDRLMHKLSVEAPPKILVERYLIEIAKNYNVPYEPDSVVMAEAPPGVETDLIDVGFTDDVKKGGPGRGGGGGFTAPVGGPDGTVPMPMPMPMPSPNTPFSYPLPKGPSDFNGLPVGTYQAFPNIHPPQIPATPPSYESVSPGPKPEAPAKPASRLTDTYDNFVLPELPSVPDTLPTASAGANTSASEDIDFDDLSRRFEELKKKT; the protein is encoded by the exons ATGCTGGGCTCTGGATTTAAAGCTGAGCGTTTACGAGTCAATTTGAGATTAGTCATAAACCGTCTTAAActgttggagaaaaaaaaaa CGGAATTGGCCCAGAAAGCAAGGAAAGAGATTGCTGACTATCtggctgctgggaaagatgaaagagCTCGAATCCGAGTGGAGCACATTATTCGAGAAGACTACCTTGTGGAGGCCATGGAGATCCTGGAACTGTACTGTGACCTGCTGCTGGCTCGATTTGGCCTCATCCAGTCTATGAA GGAGTTAGATTCTGGTCTGGCTGAATCTGTGTCTACATTGATTTGGGCTGCTCCTCGACTCCAGTcagaagtggcagagctgaaaaTT GTTGCTGATCAACTCTGTGCCAAGTATAGCAAGGAATATGGCAAGTTATGTCGGACCAACCAGATTGGAACTGTGAATGATAGG CTAATGCACAAACTGAGTGTGGAGGCCCCACCCAAAATCCTAGTGGAGAGATACCTGATTGAAATTGCCAAGAACTACAATGTGCCCTATGAGCCCGACTCTGTGGTCATG gCAGAAGCTCCTCCTGGAGTAGAGACAGATCTTATTGATGTTGGATTCACAGATGATGTGAAGAAAGGGGGCCCTGGAAGAGGAGGTGGAGGCGGCTTCACAGCACCAGTTGGTGGACCTGACGGAACAGTGCCAATGCCTATGCCTATGCCTATGCCATCTCCAAACACTCCTTTCTCATACCCGCTGCCAAAGGGACCT TCGGATTTCAATGGATTGCCAGTGGGAACTTATCAGGCCTTTCCCAATATTCATCCACCTCAGATTCCAGCAACTCCCCCATCGTATGAATCTGTAA GTCCTGGGCCCAAGCCAGAGGCTCCTGCAAAGCCTGCTTCAAGGCTCACAGACACCTATGACAACTTTGTGCTGCCAGAGCTGCCGTCTGTGCCAGACACACTCCCAACTGCATCTGCTGGTGCCAACACCTCAGCGTCAGAGGACATTGACTTCGATGATCTTTCCCGGAGATTTGAGgagctaaaaaagaaaacatag
- the IST1 gene encoding IST1 homolog isoform X3, whose product MEILELYCDLLLARFGLIQSMKELDSGLAESVSTLIWAAPRLQSEVAELKIVADQLCAKYSKEYGKLCRTNQIGTVNDRLMHKLSVEAPPKILVERYLIEIAKNYNVPYEPDSVVMAEAPPGVETDLIDVGFTDDVKKGGPGRGGGGGFTAPVGGPDGTVPMPMPMPMPSPNTPFSYPLPKGPSDFNGLPVGTYQAFPNIHPPQIPATPPSYESVDDINADKNVSSTQIVGPGPKPEAPAKPASRLTDTYDNFVLPELPSVPDTLPTASAGANTSASEDIDFDDLSRRFEELKKKT is encoded by the exons ATGGAGATCCTGGAACTGTACTGTGACCTGCTGCTGGCTCGATTTGGCCTCATCCAGTCTATGAA GGAGTTAGATTCTGGTCTGGCTGAATCTGTGTCTACATTGATTTGGGCTGCTCCTCGACTCCAGTcagaagtggcagagctgaaaaTT GTTGCTGATCAACTCTGTGCCAAGTATAGCAAGGAATATGGCAAGTTATGTCGGACCAACCAGATTGGAACTGTGAATGATAGG CTAATGCACAAACTGAGTGTGGAGGCCCCACCCAAAATCCTAGTGGAGAGATACCTGATTGAAATTGCCAAGAACTACAATGTGCCCTATGAGCCCGACTCTGTGGTCATG gCAGAAGCTCCTCCTGGAGTAGAGACAGATCTTATTGATGTTGGATTCACAGATGATGTGAAGAAAGGGGGCCCTGGAAGAGGAGGTGGAGGCGGCTTCACAGCACCAGTTGGTGGACCTGACGGAACAGTGCCAATGCCTATGCCTATGCCTATGCCATCTCCAAACACTCCTTTCTCATACCCGCTGCCAAAGGGACCT TCGGATTTCAATGGATTGCCAGTGGGAACTTATCAGGCCTTTCCCAATATTCATCCACCTCAGATTCCAGCAACTCCCCCATCGTATGAATCT GTTGATGACATTAATGCTGATAAGAATGTGTCTTCTACACAGATTGTTG GTCCTGGGCCCAAGCCAGAGGCTCCTGCAAAGCCTGCTTCAAGGCTCACAGACACCTATGACAACTTTGTGCTGCCAGAGCTGCCGTCTGTGCCAGACACACTCCCAACTGCATCTGCTGGTGCCAACACCTCAGCGTCAGAGGACATTGACTTCGATGATCTTTCCCGGAGATTTGAGgagctaaaaaagaaaacatag
- the IST1 gene encoding IST1 homolog isoform X1 — translation MLGSGFKAERLRVNLRLVINRLKLLEKKKTELAQKARKEIADYLAAGKDERARIRVEHIIREDYLVEAMEILELYCDLLLARFGLIQSMKELDSGLAESVSTLIWAAPRLQSEVAELKIVADQLCAKYSKEYGKLCRTNQIGTVNDRLMHKLSVEAPPKILVERYLIEIAKNYNVPYEPDSVVMAEAPPGVETDLIDVGFTDDVKKGGPGRGGGGGFTAPVGGPDGTVPMPMPMPMPSPNTPFSYPLPKGPSDFNGLPVGTYQAFPNIHPPQIPATPPSYESVDDINADKNVSSTQIVGPGPKPEAPAKPASRLTDTYDNFVLPELPSVPDTLPTASAGANTSASEDIDFDDLSRRFEELKKKT, via the exons ATGCTGGGCTCTGGATTTAAAGCTGAGCGTTTACGAGTCAATTTGAGATTAGTCATAAACCGTCTTAAActgttggagaaaaaaaaaa CGGAATTGGCCCAGAAAGCAAGGAAAGAGATTGCTGACTATCtggctgctgggaaagatgaaagagCTCGAATCCGAGTGGAGCACATTATTCGAGAAGACTACCTTGTGGAGGCCATGGAGATCCTGGAACTGTACTGTGACCTGCTGCTGGCTCGATTTGGCCTCATCCAGTCTATGAA GGAGTTAGATTCTGGTCTGGCTGAATCTGTGTCTACATTGATTTGGGCTGCTCCTCGACTCCAGTcagaagtggcagagctgaaaaTT GTTGCTGATCAACTCTGTGCCAAGTATAGCAAGGAATATGGCAAGTTATGTCGGACCAACCAGATTGGAACTGTGAATGATAGG CTAATGCACAAACTGAGTGTGGAGGCCCCACCCAAAATCCTAGTGGAGAGATACCTGATTGAAATTGCCAAGAACTACAATGTGCCCTATGAGCCCGACTCTGTGGTCATG gCAGAAGCTCCTCCTGGAGTAGAGACAGATCTTATTGATGTTGGATTCACAGATGATGTGAAGAAAGGGGGCCCTGGAAGAGGAGGTGGAGGCGGCTTCACAGCACCAGTTGGTGGACCTGACGGAACAGTGCCAATGCCTATGCCTATGCCTATGCCATCTCCAAACACTCCTTTCTCATACCCGCTGCCAAAGGGACCT TCGGATTTCAATGGATTGCCAGTGGGAACTTATCAGGCCTTTCCCAATATTCATCCACCTCAGATTCCAGCAACTCCCCCATCGTATGAATCT GTTGATGACATTAATGCTGATAAGAATGTGTCTTCTACACAGATTGTTG GTCCTGGGCCCAAGCCAGAGGCTCCTGCAAAGCCTGCTTCAAGGCTCACAGACACCTATGACAACTTTGTGCTGCCAGAGCTGCCGTCTGTGCCAGACACACTCCCAACTGCATCTGCTGGTGCCAACACCTCAGCGTCAGAGGACATTGACTTCGATGATCTTTCCCGGAGATTTGAGgagctaaaaaagaaaacatag